The following proteins are encoded in a genomic region of Bernardetia sp. MNP-M8:
- a CDS encoding cbb3-type cytochrome c oxidase subunit I, with amino-acid sequence MADTTHQASGQDVLHYDVDNHGFVHEEHHDDHEHHGNFITNYIFSTDHKVIAKQFLFTAIFWAMIGVGMSVIFRLQLGFPDADLSFLKPILGKWIDASGKLDKEFYLALVTMHGTIMVFFVLTAGLSGTFSNYLIPLQIGARDMASGFMNMLSYWFFAAAGLIMFYSLFIETGPASGGWVIYPPLSALPQAMPGSGLGMTLWLSSMALFIISTLLGGINYISTVINMRTRGMSFNRMPLTIWAFFITAIIGLLSFPVLFSAALLLIFDRSFGTSFFLSDIYIGGEALPNQGGSAILFQHLFWFLGHPEVYIVLLPALGISSEVIATNSRKPIFGYHAMILSIIGIAVLSFIVWAHHMFVTGMDPFLGTIFMFLTLIIAVPSAVKAFNYITTLWKGNLVFTPAMLFSIGLVSLFIVGGLTGIHLASAAIDIQLHDTYFVVAHFHLVMGSASFFGMLAGIYHWFPKMFGRMMDAKMGYFHFWTTFIGVYAIFFPMHFIGVAGFPRRYYSHTAFEPFGLFTDLNMFISTAAILTFLAQFVFVFNFVYSMFKGRLAPANPWKSNTLEWTTPRFPGHGNWVGAIPQVFRWPYDYSKPGAKEDFIPQNIPYSETPESNLPFEEKLASLEKQQKQEGIKIQKTPETTIDSKTDKDTTDLDEDNENKQL; translated from the coding sequence ATGGCTGATACAACACATCAAGCAAGCGGACAAGATGTTCTACATTACGATGTTGATAATCATGGATTCGTCCATGAGGAACATCATGACGACCATGAGCATCACGGAAATTTTATTACGAACTATATCTTTTCTACTGACCACAAAGTAATTGCAAAACAGTTTTTGTTTACAGCAATATTTTGGGCAATGATAGGAGTAGGTATGTCTGTAATTTTCCGTCTGCAACTCGGTTTTCCTGACGCAGATTTATCTTTCCTAAAACCTATTTTGGGTAAGTGGATAGATGCGAGTGGAAAATTAGATAAAGAATTTTACTTAGCTCTTGTAACCATGCACGGTACGATAATGGTTTTCTTCGTACTTACAGCAGGTCTTAGTGGAACATTTAGTAATTACTTGATTCCTTTACAAATTGGAGCTAGAGATATGGCTTCAGGGTTCATGAACATGCTTTCTTATTGGTTCTTTGCTGCTGCTGGACTAATTATGTTCTACTCTTTATTTATTGAAACAGGTCCTGCATCTGGAGGATGGGTAATTTATCCACCACTTAGTGCATTACCACAGGCTATGCCTGGTTCTGGATTAGGTATGACACTTTGGCTATCTAGTATGGCATTGTTTATCATCTCAACTCTTTTGGGTGGTATCAATTATATTTCTACAGTAATCAATATGCGTACTCGTGGTATGTCATTTAATCGTATGCCTCTTACTATTTGGGCATTCTTTATTACTGCTATTATTGGTCTTTTATCATTTCCTGTTTTGTTCTCAGCAGCATTACTTTTGATTTTTGACCGTAGTTTTGGTACAAGTTTCTTCTTATCTGATATTTATATTGGTGGAGAAGCACTTCCAAATCAAGGTGGTAGCGCAATTTTGTTCCAACACTTATTTTGGTTCTTAGGACACCCAGAAGTATATATTGTACTTTTACCTGCTCTCGGAATTTCATCAGAAGTAATTGCTACAAACTCAAGAAAACCAATCTTTGGTTATCATGCCATGATTTTGTCTATTATTGGTATTGCTGTTCTTTCGTTTATCGTTTGGGCGCACCACATGTTTGTAACAGGTATGGATCCTTTCTTGGGAACTATCTTTATGTTCTTGACACTAATTATTGCAGTTCCTTCGGCTGTAAAAGCGTTTAACTATATCACTACACTTTGGAAAGGTAACTTGGTATTTACTCCAGCTATGCTTTTCTCTATTGGTTTAGTTTCACTCTTTATTGTTGGTGGACTTACAGGTATTCACTTGGCAAGTGCAGCGATTGATATTCAATTACACGATACGTATTTCGTAGTAGCTCACTTTCACCTTGTAATGGGTTCTGCTTCATTCTTTGGTATGCTTGCTGGTATTTATCACTGGTTTCCAAAAATGTTTGGTCGTATGATGGATGCTAAAATGGGTTATTTCCACTTTTGGACAACATTTATTGGAGTATATGCAATATTCTTCCCAATGCACTTTATCGGTGTAGCTGGTTTCCCTCGTCGTTATTATTCTCATACTGCATTTGAGCCTTTTGGTTTGTTTACAGATTTGAATATGTTTATTAGTACGGCAGCTATCTTAACTTTCCTTGCACAGTTTGTATTCGTATTCAACTTCGTTTACTCTATGTTTAAAGGTCGTTTAGCTCCTGCAAATCCTTGGAAATCAAATACATTAGAATGGACAACTCCTCGTTTTCCTGGACACGGTAACTGGGTGGGAGCAATTCCTCAAGTATTCCGTTGGCCTTACGATTACAGTAAACCTGGAGCAAAAGAAGATTTTATTCCTCAGAATATTCCATATTCTGAAACTCCTGAATCTAACTTGCCTTTTGAAGAGAAATTAGCAAGTCTTGAAAAACAACAAAAACAGGAAGGAATTAAAATTCAGAAAACACCTGAAACGACTATTGATTCTAAAACAGATAAAGATACAACAGATTTGGATGAAGATAATGAGAACAAACAACTCTAA
- a CDS encoding cytochrome c oxidase subunit II: MNGLLIAAVGVLFLVLMALIYRVFMLVRVAKDVKEPNARDSRVGMSNKVNAILFIVFFFVLFASIFAYGFSEKVKYILPESSSIHGIQIDFLFWLTTAVVFFVFIVTHILLFFFPYVYRYQEHKRATFIPHNNQLEIAWTIVPAIVLTALVVTGWTVWSDITDPAPEDALAIEVMGKQFNWQVRYGGKDGKIGKFNYMKTDGTNSMGMDFEADESNYDDFMYNELRLPKNRPVLLKIRSRDVLHSVFLPHFRVKMDAVPGMPTQFWFTPTKTAEDVKVELKEKGDPNWDAFEYTLACTEICGGSHFAMFMKVSVLEADEFQKWYDSEEAWAAKNVDYLKEQGIKNIPSNLASK; this comes from the coding sequence ATGAACGGATTACTTATTGCTGCCGTCGGCGTTCTGTTCCTCGTCTTAATGGCTCTCATCTATCGTGTATTCATGCTGGTGCGTGTAGCGAAGGATGTCAAAGAACCAAATGCTAGAGATAGCAGAGTGGGAATGTCAAATAAAGTAAATGCAATTTTATTTATTGTATTCTTTTTCGTGCTTTTCGCTTCTATTTTCGCTTATGGATTTTCTGAAAAAGTAAAATATATTTTACCTGAATCGTCGTCTATACATGGAATACAAATTGACTTTTTATTTTGGCTAACTACAGCTGTTGTCTTCTTTGTTTTCATAGTAACACATATTTTATTATTCTTTTTCCCTTATGTGTATCGTTATCAAGAACACAAAAGAGCAACATTTATTCCTCACAATAACCAATTAGAGATTGCTTGGACTATTGTTCCTGCTATTGTCTTGACTGCTCTTGTTGTTACAGGTTGGACTGTTTGGTCTGATATTACTGACCCTGCTCCAGAAGATGCTTTAGCTATTGAAGTAATGGGAAAACAGTTTAACTGGCAAGTACGTTATGGAGGAAAAGATGGAAAAATTGGTAAATTCAATTATATGAAGACTGATGGAACAAACTCTATGGGAATGGATTTTGAAGCTGATGAGTCTAACTATGATGATTTTATGTACAACGAATTGCGTCTTCCTAAAAATAGACCTGTTCTTTTGAAAATCCGTTCTCGTGATGTATTGCACAGTGTATTTTTACCTCACTTTAGAGTAAAAATGGATGCAGTACCTGGTATGCCAACACAGTTTTGGTTTACACCAACGAAAACAGCAGAAGATGTAAAAGTAGAATTAAAAGAAAAAGGTGATCCAAACTGGGATGCTTTTGAATATACATTAGCTTGTACTGAAATCTGTGGAGGAAGCCACTTTGCTATGTTTATGAAAGTTTCTGTTTTAGAAGCTGATGAATTCCAAAAATGGTATGATTCTGAAGAAGCTTGGGCTGCTAAAAATGTAGATTATTTAAAAGAACAAGGAATCAAAAATATTCCTTCTAATCTTGCTTCTAAATAA
- a CDS encoding quinol:cytochrome C oxidoreductase: MAAHKDHHFDREALNEQFVFSAKAKRTIFIIIGIGVLFSLVGLFFMATDSGHHEEAHAAIEMTGNELSSLENPEAVHADGEHAAEGGHHAYHWTKRVKVNLWINVIFFVGLSVIGVFWVAIQYIAMAGWSAGFKRVPEAFASFLPVGLILFLIAFGWGYHEIFHWTDGSLYALNTPEYDSIIVGKQGFLNIPFFIGGSIVIIGGWYLFHFFTRKNSLAEDRATSPTQIRKHYRNMVKLSAAFVVFFGVTSSVAAWWWTLSIDTHWFSTMFGWYHFASWWVAGIAAITLTVVMLREAGYLKFINENHLHDLGKFVFAFSIFWTYIWFSQFLLIYYANIPEETAYYVERLSSPIYRKYILVILLVNFIIPFFGLMTRNAKRKMTILKVICIAVIIGHWFDFYQMITPGTLREHGSFGFLEIGMPFIFVGIFAYLVGMSLAKAPLVAKNHPLLEEAYNHET; encoded by the coding sequence ATGGCTGCACACAAAGATCATCATTTTGACAGAGAGGCTCTAAACGAACAGTTTGTCTTCTCAGCAAAAGCAAAACGAACTATATTTATCATCATAGGGATAGGCGTACTATTTTCCCTAGTTGGGCTATTTTTTATGGCTACTGATTCTGGGCATCACGAAGAAGCTCATGCTGCCATAGAAATGACTGGAAATGAACTTTCTTCGCTAGAAAATCCTGAAGCTGTTCATGCTGATGGAGAACATGCAGCAGAAGGAGGACATCATGCATATCATTGGACAAAAAGAGTAAAAGTAAATCTTTGGATTAATGTTATCTTCTTTGTAGGTCTTTCTGTAATTGGAGTTTTTTGGGTAGCTATCCAATATATTGCTATGGCAGGATGGTCGGCAGGTTTCAAACGTGTTCCCGAAGCATTTGCTTCTTTCTTACCTGTTGGTCTAATTTTATTCCTTATCGCTTTTGGATGGGGTTACCATGAAATTTTTCACTGGACAGATGGCTCATTGTATGCCCTCAATACACCTGAATATGATTCTATCATTGTAGGAAAACAAGGATTTTTAAATATTCCTTTTTTCATTGGAGGTTCAATTGTAATTATTGGAGGTTGGTATTTATTCCACTTCTTTACTCGTAAGAACTCACTAGCAGAAGATAGAGCAACAAGTCCTACACAAATCAGAAAACATTACCGTAATATGGTGAAATTATCTGCTGCATTTGTAGTATTCTTTGGAGTTACTTCTTCAGTTGCTGCTTGGTGGTGGACACTTTCTATTGATACACACTGGTTTAGTACTATGTTTGGTTGGTATCACTTTGCAAGTTGGTGGGTAGCTGGTATTGCTGCAATTACACTTACTGTCGTGATGCTTAGAGAAGCTGGTTACTTGAAATTTATCAATGAAAACCATTTACACGATTTAGGCAAATTTGTATTTGCATTTAGTATTTTTTGGACATATATCTGGTTTAGTCAGTTTTTGCTTATTTATTATGCAAACATTCCAGAAGAAACTGCTTATTATGTAGAGCGTCTTTCTAGTCCAATTTATAGAAAATATATTCTTGTTATTTTACTTGTAAACTTCATTATTCCATTCTTTGGATTGATGACACGTAATGCAAAACGTAAAATGACTATCTTAAAAGTAATCTGTATTGCTGTAATTATCGGACACTGGTTTGATTTTTACCAAATGATTACTCCAGGAACGCTTCGTGAGCATGGTTCATTTGGTTTCTTAGAAATTGGAATGCCATTTATATTTGTAGGTATATTTGCTTATTTAGTAGGAATGTCTTTAGCTAAAGCTCCTCTAGTTGCAAAAAATCACCCACTCTTGGAAGAGGCTTACAATCACGAGACTTAG
- a CDS encoding cytochrome c → MKLFNTFTFSTLYAVLGVAMMTLLASCGAEENYPGVEYAPQMYHSVPYEPLSQVVENENHWYSVFDDYFNTSPASIYGYYTKEELAENPDLRKKVTNMLMPPVGTVKRQKYQTEELQGTSMFYEMHRDSVELASKTWTSPLPKDDEQVLADGKHLFLTYCAACHGAEGKGDGKVGAVYNGVPNYTAGRYKTLNEGWIFHVITYGKGRMWPVKVQLNPEERWKVVRYVQQLQQGKP, encoded by the coding sequence ATGAAGCTATTTAATACATTTACATTTTCTACTTTATACGCTGTCTTGGGAGTTGCAATGATGACTCTTTTAGCAAGTTGTGGAGCAGAAGAAAATTATCCAGGAGTTGAATATGCACCTCAAATGTATCATTCTGTTCCTTACGAGCCACTTAGTCAAGTAGTGGAAAACGAAAATCATTGGTACTCTGTATTTGATGATTATTTCAATACTTCTCCAGCATCTATTTATGGATACTATACAAAAGAAGAATTGGCAGAAAATCCTGATTTAAGAAAAAAAGTTACTAACATGCTTATGCCTCCTGTGGGTACAGTAAAACGTCAGAAATACCAAACTGAAGAGTTACAAGGAACGTCTATGTTTTATGAAATGCACAGAGATAGTGTAGAACTTGCTTCTAAAACTTGGACAAGCCCTCTACCAAAAGATGACGAGCAAGTACTAGCAGATGGAAAACATCTTTTCTTGACATATTGTGCAGCCTGTCATGGTGCAGAAGGCAAAGGCGACGGTAAAGTAGGAGCTGTTTATAACGGTGTTCCAAACTATACAGCAGGTCGTTATAAGACTTTGAATGAAGGTTGGATTTTCCATGTAATTACCTATGGAAAGGGTCGTATGTGGCCTGTAAAAGTTCAGCTTAATCCAGAAGAGCGTTGGAAAGTAGTGCGTTATGTACAACAATTACAACAAGGAAAACCGTAG
- a CDS encoding DUF3341 domain-containing protein, which produces MAHISNTMEVDKHYILGVYSDEDDLKHGVDHIREKGISIYEVFNPYPVHGLEKNLGYGHSWLPKAAFMFGALGTTCAITMQTGMMGALWPMIIGGKPFISIPDFVPVSFEMTVLFSAFGMVGSFLVSQDLKPHKVPRIFDRRSTDDKHIVAIDLAKNSLSEADIKAVLQEAGAEEVNRKDFTEEENNPSFFKYLGDLFKHGVRSTSRPK; this is translated from the coding sequence ATGGCACATATATCAAATACAATGGAAGTAGATAAACACTATATACTAGGCGTATATAGTGATGAAGATGACCTTAAACACGGTGTTGATCATATTCGTGAAAAAGGAATCTCTATCTACGAAGTATTTAACCCTTATCCAGTTCACGGATTGGAGAAAAACTTAGGATATGGACATTCTTGGCTTCCAAAGGCAGCCTTTATGTTTGGAGCATTAGGAACTACTTGTGCAATTACGATGCAAACAGGTATGATGGGCGCACTTTGGCCTATGATTATTGGTGGAAAGCCTTTTATCTCTATTCCTGACTTTGTTCCTGTATCTTTTGAGATGACTGTTCTTTTTTCTGCCTTCGGAATGGTAGGTTCATTCTTGGTTTCACAAGATTTGAAACCTCATAAAGTTCCTCGTATTTTTGACCGTCGTAGTACAGATGATAAACATATTGTAGCTATTGATTTGGCAAAAAACAGTCTTTCAGAAGCAGACATCAAAGCTGTTTTGCAAGAAGCAGGTGCAGAAGAAGTAAATCGTAAAGACTTTACAGAAGAAGAAAATAACCCTTCTTTCTTCAAATACTTGGGTGATTTATTTAAGCATGGGGTGCGTTCTACGAGCCGTCCTAAATAA